One segment of Nothobranchius furzeri strain GRZ-AD chromosome 13, NfurGRZ-RIMD1, whole genome shotgun sequence DNA contains the following:
- the LOC139062551 gene encoding claudin-4-like has product MASAGFQILGIALGIIGWIGAIVTCILPQWRVTAFIGQNIVTAQTTWSGIWMECVVQSTGQMQCKVYDSMLALSSDLQAARALTVVSILVGVIGILLAIAGGKCTNCIEDESSKAKVCIAAGAIFIIAGILCLTPVCWTASAIIRDFYNPMLTSSQKMELGASLFIGWGASALLILGGGLLCANCPPKDNYSAKYAGPRSSAPKGGYV; this is encoded by the coding sequence ATGGCATCGGCTGGCTTCCAGATTTTGGGCATCGCCCTGGGCATCATTGGCTGGATTGGAGCCATCGTCACCTGCATTCTTCCTCAGTGGAGAGTCACGGCCTTCATTGGGCAGAACATTGTGACGGCTCAAACCACATGGTCGGGCATCTGGATGGAGTGTGTGGTCCAGAGCACGGGCCAGATGCAGTGCAAGGTGTATGACTCCATGCTGGCTCTCTCGTCGGACCTCCAGGCGGCTCGTGCGCTCACCGTCGTCTCCATTCTGGTCGGCGTCATCGGCATCCTTCTAGCCATCGCAGGAGGAAAGTGCACCAACTGCATCGAGGATGAAAGCTCCAAAGCTAAGGTCTGCATAGCGGCTGGAGCCATCTTCATCATAGCGGGAATCCTCTGCCTCACTCCTGTTTGCTGGACAGCAAGCGCCATCATTCGGGATTTCTACAACCCAATGTTGACGAGCTCGCAGAAGATGGAGCTGGGAGCGTCGCTCTTCATCGGCTGGGGCGCCTCTGCTCTCCTCATCCTGGGTGGTGGACTCCTCTGTGCCAACTGTCCTCCCAAAGATAACTATTCCGCCAAGTATGCAGGTCCTCGTTCTTCTGCACCCAAGGGAGGCTACGTCTGA
- the LOC107379814 gene encoding claudin-4 — protein sequence MVSQGIQMTGILLASIGSLLDIIVCALPMWKVTAFIGANIITAQVIWQGLWMDCVVQSTGQMQCKVYDSMLALQQDLQAARAMIIISIILGVFGVVMSIAGGKCTNCIEDEASKSKASIVSGSLFIISGFLVLIPVCWSAHTIITNFYNPLLLDTQRYEIGAALYIGWAATALLLMGGGLLCWNCPPDQNQHYVRKFTPVKSASTTREYV from the coding sequence ATGGTTTCTCAGGGGATTCAGATGACGGGCATCCTGCTGGCCTCCATCGGCTCTCTCCTGGACATCATAGTCTGTGCCTTACCCATGTGGAAGGTCACGGCTTTCATCGGAGCCAACATCATCACCGCACAGGTCATCTGGCAGGGCCTGTGGATGGACTGTGTGGTACAAAGTACGGGCCAGATGCAGTGCAAAGTGTACGACTCCATGCTGGCTCTGCAACAGGACCTGCAGGCGGCTCGCGCCAtgatcatcatctccatcatcctTGGGGTCTTTGGCGTCGTCATGTCCATCGCTGGTGGGAAATGCACCAACTGCATCGAGGATGAGGCATCCAAGTCGAAGGCCAGCATTGTTTCTGGGAGCTTGTTCATCATCTCGGGTTTTCTCGTCCTCATCCCAGTCTGCTGGTCGGCCCACACCATCATCACCAACTTCTACAACCCACTGCTGCTGGATACGCAGAGGTATGAGATCGGAGCGGCGCTGTACATCGGCTGGGCCGCTACTGCCCTTCTGTTGATGGGAGGGGGGCTGCTGTGCTGGAACTGCCCCCCCGATCAAAACCAACACTACGTTAGGAAATTCACCCCCGTGAAGTCTGCCTCCACTACCAGAGAATACGTATAA
- the LOC139061579 gene encoding claudin-4-like: MNPKRALQPQRSTLFKSECHSSSWDRKNLVRQEELTRRHLLPILRPTDERAVSLGNLQLSRNVSLLFGMGKIAKETAGQVISFIGLVLAAVCCGVPMWRMTTYIGANIVTGQLVWDGLWMNCIMQSTGQMQCNLINSVMTLTQDLRAAQALVIICLVIGFIGFIITFIGAKCTTCLKSEQSSANIVISGGCLLIIAAVLILIPCCWSAAVTISDYDSSVVTSTQKRELGASIYIGWTAACLLLIGGITLTTSCPPQQSMYPQYPPAPMYRYAPATYGPTYVPPSNRSYTPAGSYMPSKPYAAPATYSPRQYI; this comes from the coding sequence ATGAACCCTAAACGAGCTCTTCAGCCTCAGAGGTCGACATTGTTTAAAAGCGAGTGCCACTCCTCTTCCTGGGACAGAAAGAATCTGGTTCGGCAGGAGGAACTCACTCGGCGACACCTCCTCCCCATTCTGAGACCAACTGATGAGAGGGCTGTGTCACTCGGGAACCTGCAGCTCTCGAGAAACGTTTCACTCCTCTTCGGCATGGGGAAGATTGCCAAGGAAACAGCCGGCCAGGTCATCAGCTTCATCGGCCTGGTTCTGGCGGCGGTGTGCTGTGGGGTCCCCATGTGGAGGATGACCACCTACATCGGAGCCAACATCGTGACGGGTCAGCTGGTCTGGGACGGGCTGTGGATGAACTGCATCATGCAGAGTACCGGTCAGATGCAGTGCAACCTGATAAACTCTGTGATGACCCTGACGCAGGACCTGCGGGCCGCCCAGGCCCTGGTCATCATCTGCCTGGTGATCGGCTTCATCGGCTTCATCATCACTTTCATCGGAGCCAAGTGCACCACCTGTCTCAAGTCCGAGCAATCGAGCGCCAACATTGTGATCAGTGGTGGCTGTCTGCTCATCATAGCTGCGGTCCTGATCCTGATCCCGTGCTGCTGGTCTGCTGCGGTCACCATCTCAGACTACGACAGCTCCGTGGTCACCAGCACGCAGAAGAGGGAGCTGGGAGCCTCCATCTACATCGGCTGGACGGCTGCTTGTTTGCTCTTGATAGGAGGAATCACCCTGACCACCTCCTGCCCCCCTCAACAGTCGATGTACCCGCAGTACCCCCCAGCACCGATGTACCGGTACGCACCGGCGACCTACGGCCCCACGTATGTTCCTCCATCCAACCGCTCATACACACCCGCAGGAAGCTACATGCCCAGCAAGCCCTACGCTGCTCCGGCCACCTACTCGCCACGACAGTACATCTAG
- the LOC107379813 gene encoding claudin-4, producing the protein MVSMGRQMLGLVLAIFGFLATIIVCALPMWKVTAFIGANIVTAQVIWEGLWMNCVTQSTGQMQCKIYDSLLALPQDLQAARALVVIAVIVSAFGIILGITGGKCTNFVEEERAKAKVAIAAGAFFICAGILVLVPVCWSANTIVRDFYNPIITNAQRRELGASLYIGWAAAALLILGGGLLCSSCPPKRSPQEYPVKYQGASSVANSRAYV; encoded by the coding sequence ATGGTGTCGATGGGACGACAGATGCTGGGCCTCGTCCTGGCCATCTTCGGCTTCCTCGCCACCATCATCGTGTGCGCCCTGCCTATGTGGAAGGTGACGGCCTTCATCGGAGCCAACATAGTGACGGCGCAGGTCATCTGGGAGGGCTTGTGGATGAACTGTGTGACGCAGAGCACAGGCCAGATGCAGTGTAAGATCTACGACTCTCTGCTGGCGCTGCCTCAGGACCTGCAGGCTGCCCGGGCGCTCGTGGTCATCGCCGTCATAGTTTCTGCTTTCGGGATCATTCTGGGCATCACTGGAGGGAAGTGCACCAACTTTGTGGAGGAGGAACGTGCCAAAGCCAAGGTGGCCATCGCTGCTGGGGCTTTCTTCATCTGCGCTGGTATTCTTGTTCTGGTTCCGGTGTGCTGGTCTGCAAACACCATCGTCAGGGATTTCTACAACCCCATCATAACCAACGCGCAGAGGAGAGAGTTGGGAGCCAGTCTCTACATCGGCTGGGCAGCAGCAGCGCTTTTAATCCTCGGAGGTGGCCTCCTGTGCAGCTCCTGCCCTCCTAAACGCAGCCCTCAGGAGTATCCAGTCAAGTACCAGGGCGCCAGTTCTGTAGCCAACAGCCGGGCCTACGTCTGA
- the LOC107379811 gene encoding claudin-4, with protein sequence MASMGLQMAGFALALFGWIGVLVVCATPMWRVTAFIGSNIVTSQTVWEGIWMSCVVQSTGQMQCKVYDSTLALTTDLQGARALVVVSIIIGITGLLVAFVGGKCTNFIPEEGAKARASVAAGAMLMVGGILCLVPVCWTASIIIRDFYNPLVAEAQKREMGASLYVGWGASTLLLIGGGLLCASCPPKEEAAPSVNYLLNRPAERSKADSYGSDTPTKTYI encoded by the coding sequence ATGGCTTCTATGGGGTTGCAGATGGCCGGCTTCGCCCTGGCCCTGTTCGGCTGGATCGGGGTGCTCGTCGTGTGCGCCACACCCATGTGGCGTGTCACCGCCTTCATCGGCAGCAACATCGTGACTTCTCAGACCGTGTGGGAGGGCATCTGGATGAGCTGCGTGGTCCAGAGCACGGGGCAGATGCAGTGTAAGGTGTACGACTCCACCTTGGCTCTGACcacagacctccagggggcccgagcTCTGGTGGTGGTTTCCATCATCATCGGCATCACAGGACTCCTCGTTGCTTTTGTTGGAGGGAAGTGCACCAACTTCATCCCAGAGGAGGGGGCCAAGGCGAGGGCGTCTGTGGCGGCTGGAGCCATGCTGATGGTCGGCGGGATTCTCTGCCTCGTTCCCGTTTGCTGGACCGCCAGCATCATCATACGGGACTTCTACAACCCTCTGGTCGCAGAAGCACAGAAAAGAGAGATGGGGGCCTCCCTTTACGTGGGCTGGGGCGCATCAACGTTGCTGCTCATTGGCGGGGGTCTTCTGTGTGCCAGCTGCCCCCCCAAAGAGGAAGCCGCTCCCTCTGTGAACTATCTCCTCAACAGACCTGCAGAAAGAAGCAAAGCAGACTCGTACGGATCCGACACGCCGACCAAGACGTACATCTGA
- the LOC139062550 gene encoding claudin-4-like, whose protein sequence is MALQVLGITLSMMGVAGSMLICGLPMWKVTAFIGTHLVVMQVFWEGLWMTCVSEYTGQMQCKLYDALMDLSPDLQAARGLICISLFLGCLGFLIFLLGARCTNCLRHPRIKARVVLGSGAIFCLAALTTIVAVSWTANNIIRDFHNPRVPEVLKRELGAAIYIGFVTSGLLFCGGVMLCLSCPPQGSRFPSSGYTRAKTPPQSSYAIKNYV, encoded by the coding sequence ATGGCTCTGCAGGTGCTGGGCATCACCCTGTCCATGATGGGCGTCGCCGGCTCCATGCTTATCTGCGGTCTGCCTATGTGGAAGGTCACCGCATTCATCGGCACCCATCTGGtggtcatgcaggtgttctgggaGGGTTTGTGGATGACGTGTGTCAGCGAGTACACTGGTCAGATGCAGTGTAAGCTCTACGACGCTCTGATGGACCTGTCGCCGGACCTCCAGGCTGCTCGAGGACTTATCTGCATCAGTCTGTTTCTGGGATGTCTGGGATTCCTCATCTTCCTGCTGGGAGCCCGTTGCACCAACTGCCTGAGACACCCTCGGATCAAAGCGCGGGTGGTGCTGGGGTCAGGGGCCATCTTCTGTTTAGCAGCCCTCACCACCATAGTCGCGGTTTCTTGGACCGCCAACAACATCATCAGGGATTTTCACAACCCCCGAGTCCCCGAGGTGCTGAAGAGAGAGCTGGGAGCAGCGATTTACATTGGCTTTGTAACGTCTGGGCTGCTGTTTTGTGGAGGGGTCATGCTGTGTCTGAGCTGCCCCCCGCAGGGGTCCAGATTCCCCTCCAGTGGGTACACACGAGCCAAGACCCCCCCACAAAGCAGCTATGCCATCAAGAACTATGTGTGA
- the LOC107379809 gene encoding claudin-4, giving the protein MRRLLELAGFAVALTGWLAAILTRCLALWTVSGSTDNITATLPAYWDGVWLEWDHWDLAHDGSLHCSFYQSLMYLSGSFRTWRALIAAAIGAGGFAAVIGGVGMVWFPRRGQIKVFSGSLFVVAGILLLVPTAWTCHHTSQPLEGGILMRRAWGPALYLGWISLALMLAGGVFLTTRCPTAGEQAEQQDNRTAEDEESHPLGRINRTTFTHSQYERRSDPI; this is encoded by the coding sequence ATGAGGAGGCTGCTGGAGCTCGCTGGCTTTGCTGTGGCCCTGACGGGGTGGCTGGCTGCCATACTGACGCGCTGCCTGGCCCTGTGGACGGTGAGCGGCTCTACGGACAACATCACCGCGACTCTGCCTGCCTACTGGGATGGGGTGTGGCTGGAATGGGATCACTGGGATTTGGCCCACGATGGCAGCCTGCACTGCTCCTTCTACCAGTCCCTCATGTACCTGTCTGGGAGCTTCCGCACATGGAGAGCCCTCATCGCGGCGGCCATCGGAGCGGGGGGGTTTGCAGCCGTGATCGGAGGAGTGGGGATGGTGTGGTTCCCGAGGCGAGGTCAGATCAAAGTCTTTTCTGGTAGTTTGTTTGTTGTGGCAGGAATCCTGCTGCTGGTTCCCACAGCCTGGACGTGTCACCACAccagccagccactagagggcggcATCCTGATGAGGAGAGCCTGGGGACCAGCTCTGTACCTGGGATGGATCTCCTTGGCCCTGATGCTGGCCGGTGGAGTGTTTCTCACCACCAGGTGTCCCACCGCTGGGGAGCAGGCGGAGCAGCAGGACAACAGAACCGCAGAGGATGAAGAGAGTCACCCGCTGGGCCGGATCAACAGAACTACCTTCACACACAGCCAGTACGAACGCAGGTCTGACCCCATCTGA
- the sbds gene encoding ribosome maturation protein SBDS encodes MSIFTPTNQIRLTNVAVVRMKKGGKRFEIACYKNKVVSWRSGAEKDLDEVLQTHSVFVNVSKGQTAKKDDLIKAFGTEDQTEICKQILAKGELQVSDKERQTQLETMFRDIATIVAEKCVNPDTKRPYTVSLIERAMKDIHYSVKTTKSTKQQALEVIRQLKETMQIQRAHMRLRLVLPAKEAKRLKEKLKPLLQVVESEDFDEELEMVCLVDPGCYREIDELIRCETKGCGSLEVLSLKDVEEGDEKL; translated from the exons ATGTCTATATTTACCCCCACAAACCAAATCCGGCTGACTAACGTGGCGGTGGTACGGATGAAAAAGGGCGGGAAGCGTTTTGAGATCGCTTGTTACAAGAATAAAGTCGTGAGCTGGAGATCTGGAGC AGAAAAAGATCTGGATGAGGTTCTGCAGACACATTCTGTTTTTGTTAATGTGTCTAAAGGCCAGACGGCCAAGAAGGACGATTTAATTAAAGCTTTTGGGACTGAGGATCAGACAGAAATCTGTAAACAG ATTTTGGCCAAAGGGGAGCTCCAGGTGTCAGACAAAGAGAGGCAGACCCAGCTGGAGACGATGTTCAGAGACATCGCAACAATCGTGGCAGAGAAGTGTGTTAACCCTGACACCAAGAGGCCTTACACCGTCAGCCTGATCGAGCGAGCCATGAAGGACATCCACTACTCTGTCAAGACCACCAAGAGCACCAAGCAGCAG GCTCTGGAAGTGATCCGGCAGCTGAAGGAGACCATGCAGATCCAGAGGGCCCACATGAGGCTGCGGCTGGTGCTGCCGGCCAAAGAGGCCAAGAGGCTGAAGGAGAAGCTCAAAcctctcctgcaggtggtggagaGCGAGGACTTCGACGAAGAGCTGGAAATG GTGTGTCTGGTGGATCCCGGCTGCTACAGGGAGATCGATGAGCTGATCCGCTGTGAGACAAAGGGTTGCGGCTCTCTGGAGGTCCTCAGCCTGAAGGACGTCGAGGAGGGAGACGAGAAGCTCTGA